One window of the Diospyros lotus cultivar Yz01 chromosome 12, ASM1463336v1, whole genome shotgun sequence genome contains the following:
- the LOC127786754 gene encoding uncharacterized protein LOC127786754, translating to MADNENQLVQVERTVENNERDILMGDFMMPPVVENRSSIVYPPYGHDNFQLRPDVINLFSNNILFYGRSDENPHYHLSRFLEYCGNFKYQGINEEAMRMRLFPHTLKDKAREWLDSLSPGSITTWTDLYKELLRKCPNHGFSLPAQNHYFYAGLTPYNRSAVDSTAGGSIRNKSVGELHDLYETMSEQFVMWPDRSSNRRAGGVHEVDMNTANHLSSECPLTVRDHSLIEQAAYAQNFPRQQNFQHPQNNPYSPTYNPGWRNHPNFSYGNNQGIQNPPKQGRPHEEKGGWEATISKLQERNERTDAAIKNIETQIGQLAKILTERQQGTWPSNTEVNPKEQANAITTRSGVQLPEIHVKRPSVEKKIDIEKEITTENKEPEDIAEQEKVILPTVKPYVPPILFPQRLRKHKLDKQFEKFLEVFKKLQFLDKSLNKSN from the exons ATGGCCGACAATGAAAATCAGCTTGTTCAAGTGGAGCGTACTGTTGAGAACAATGAGAGAGATATCTTGATGGGGGATTTCATGATGCCTCCAGTCGTTGAGAACCGGTCGAGCATAGTTTATCCTCCATATGGGCACGATAACTTCCAGTTGAGACCGGATGTGATAaatttgttctccaacaacattTTATTCTATGGGAGAAGTGATGAAAATCCACACTACCATCTCTCTCGTTTTCTAGAGTATTGTGGCAACTTTAAGTATCAAGGGATCAATGAAGAAGCAATGAGGATGCGACTTTTTCCTCATACTTTGAAAGACAAAGCTCGGGAGTGGTTGGATTCACTATCACCTGGTAGCATCACTACATGGACTGATTTG TACAAAGAATTGCTAAGGAAATGTCCAAATCATGGGTTTTCTTTACCAGCTCAAAATCACTATTTCTATGCCGGGTTAACTCCTTACAACCGTTCGGCGGTTGATTCTACAGCAGGTGGTTCTATTAGAAACAAATCGGTTGGAGAGTTACATGATCTTTATGAAACAATGAGTGAGCAATTTGTAATGTGGCCGGATAGGAGTTCAAATAGGAGAGCAGGTGGAGTACACGAAGTGGATATGAATAC GGCAAACCATCTGTCATCCGAATGCCCATTGACCGTTAGGGATCATTCACTCATAGAGCAGGCTGCATATGCGCAAAATTTCCCGCGTCAACAAAATTTTCAGCATCCACAAAATAATCCATATTCTCCAACATACAATCCCGGCTGGAGAAACCatcctaatttttcatatggCAACAATCAGGGaattcaaaacccaccaaaacaAGGAAGACCACATGAGGAAAAAGGAGGATGGGAAGCAACAATTTCAAAACTTCAAGAACGAAATGAGCGAACCGATGCAgccataaaaaatatagagactCAAATTGGGCAGTTAGCTAAAATTCTTACTGAGAGGCAACAGGGCACATGGCCAAGCAATACCGAAGTTAATCCTAAGGAGCAAGCAAATGCAATCACTACAAGGAGCGGGGTGCAATTACCAGAGATTCATGTTAAAAGACCAAGtgtggaaaagaaaattgatattgaaaaagAGATAACAACTGAGAATAAGGAGCCCGAAGATATAGCTGAACAAGAGAAGGTGATTCTACCAACAGTCAAGCCTTATGTTCCACCTATCCTGTTTCCTCAAAGATTGCGCAAGCACAAGTTGGATAagcaatttgagaaatttttggagGTATTCAAGAAGCTACAATTTTTGGATAAGAGTttgaataaatcaaattaa